Genomic window (Ureibacillus composti):
TCTTGAACTATTGCTTTCAATGTCGTTTTATCCAGTTTTCAAAGAACAAGTTTTGAAATGTTTCTAATGAACACTTCAAAACTGAACACAAAACGTTAATGTTTATAAGCCCGAAGGCTAATATTTCCGTTAAAATCCTTAGAAAGGAGGTGATCCAGCCGCACCTTCCGATACGGCTACCTTGTTACGACTTCACCCCAATCATCTGTCCCACCTTCGGCGGCTGGCCCCAAAAGGTTACCTCACCGACTTCGGGTGTTACAAACTCTCGTGGTGTGACGGGCGGTGTGTACAAGGCCCGGGAACGTATTCACCGCGGCATGCTGATCCGCGATTACTAGCGATTCCGGCTTCATGTAGGCGAGTTGCAGCCTACAATCCGAACTGAGAACGGTTTTATCGGATTAGCTCCCCCTCGCGGGTTGGCAACCGTTTGTACCGTCCATTGTAGCACGTGTGTAGCCCAGGTCATAAGGGGCATGATGATTTGACGTCATCCCCACCTTCCTCCGGTTTGTCACCGGCAGTCACCTTAGAGTGCCCAACTAAATGATGGCAACTAAGATCAAGGGTTGCGCTCGTTGCGGGACTTAACCCAACATCTCACGACACGAGCTGACGACAACCATGCACCACCTGTCACCACTGTCCCCGAAGGGAAAACTATGTCTCCATAGCGGTCAGTGGGATGTCAAGACCTGGTAAGGTTCTTCGCGTTGCTTCGAATTAAACCACATGCTCCACCGCTTGTGCGGGCCCCCGTCAATTCCTTTGAGTTTCAGTCTTGCGACCGTACTCCCCAGGCGGAGTGCTTAATGCGTTAGCTGCAGCACTAAGGGGCGGAAACCCCCTAACACTTAGCACTCATCGTTTACGGCGTGGACTACCAGGGTATCTAATCCTGTTTGCTCCCCACGCTTTCGCGCCTCAGCGTCAGTTACAGACCAGAAAGTCGCCTTCGCCACTGGTGTTCCTCCAAATCTCTACGCATTTCACCGCTACACTTGGAATTCCACTTTCCTCTTCTGCACTCAAGTCTCCCAGTTTCCAATGACCCTCCCCGGTTAAGCCGGGGGCTTTCACATCAGACTTAAGAAACCGCCTGCGCGCGCTTTACGCCCAATAATTCCGGACAACGCTTGCCACCTACGTATTACCGCGGCTGCTGGCACGTAGTTAGCCGTGGCTTTCTAATAAGGTACCGTCAAGGTGCAGCCAGTTACTACTGCACTTGTTCTTCCCTTACAACAGAGTTTTACGATCCGAAAACCTTCTTCACTCACGCGGCGTTGCTCCATCAGGCTTTCGCCCATTGTGGAAGATTCCCTACTGCTGCCTCCCGTAGGAGTCTGGGCCGTGTCTCAGTCCCAGTGTGGCCGATCACCCTCTCAGGTCGGCTACGCATCGTCGCCTAGGTGAGCCGTTACCTCACCTACTAGCTAATGCGCCGCGGGCCCATCCTATAGCGATAGCCGAAACCATCTTTCAACATCTCATCAGGAGATAAAATGTATTATTCGGTATTAGCCCCGGTTTCCCGGAGTTATCCCAAACTATAGGGCAGGTTGCCCACGTGTTACTCACCCGTCCGCCGCTAACTTTTGGGAGCAAGCTCCCGCAAGTTCGCTCGACTTGCATGTATTAGGCACGCCGCCAGCGTTCGTCCTGAGCCAGGATCAAACTCTCCATAAAAGAAAATTTGATAAAGCTCAAATTTTTAGCTGGCATCAAATTTTGATGTCCAAATTTTTTGTTTCTCAATTAAAGAAACGTTTATTTCATTAACGTTTTGTTGTTCAGTTTTCAAGGTTCATTTTAGTTACGCTCTTTTTTAGCGACTCCGTTATTATATCACTATAACTTAGTGACGTCAATACTTTCTTTAGTATTTTTAGAAGTTTTCCTCAAGAGCAACTCTTACATCTTAATCTTTTTCCTTTTCGAAGTCAACTATTTTACAAATCAAAATTTTAGATTTCAAAACAGCTTCCTTCGTAAGGACAAGTAATAATATACATTATACAAAAATAGAAATCAAGCTTTTTTTCTTCTAAATATCTTATTGAACACTTTTATATCAATTATAAATAACATAATACCTAAAATAACTATGATTCCACCTAATATTTGTGTCGCCTTTAGGTATTCTTCAAAAACAAAATACGCAAGTATAGCTGCTCCTATTGGTTCAAATAATACAGCAACCGAAATTACATTCGTGCTTACCCATTTTAATGCCCAATTAAAAAGTGTATGTCCCAATAAATTAGGTATAAGTGCAAGTAAGATAAACCAAACCCAAGTCATTGTTGAATAAGGACCAAATGATTCTCTTCCAATAATCATATAGATGAATAAACAAATTGTACTAATTGAATAGACAACCATAGTATAAGTAATTAACGATAATCTTTTACGTACATCCTGACCGAATAAAAAATAACCAGTAACAAGTCCACACGCAATTAATGCCAATATATCTCCATATAAAGCTGTTCCACTTACTTTAAAGTCACCCCAACTGATAAGAATACTTCCTGAAATAGCGATTAATCCTGAAATAATTGTTTTAACCGATAATGGTTCTTTAAAGAAAAAGTAAGTTCCCACAAATGCAAATAAAGGTTGAAGCGTTACTAGGACAGTCGAACTTGCAACAGAAGTGTAATTCAGAGA
Coding sequences:
- a CDS encoding DMT family transporter, with protein sequence MEKPTIHPFIPIVIGVISIALSAILVKLAEAEAGVIAFYRMLFSVLLMSPIFFTKYVHEIKLLSRRDWIFSSIAGVFLAFHFILWFESLNYTSVASSTVLVTLQPLFAFVGTYFFFKEPLSVKTIISGLIAISGSILISWGDFKVSGTALYGDILALIACGLVTGYFLFGQDVRKRLSLITYTMVVYSISTICLFIYMIIGRESFGPYSTMTWVWFILLALIPNLLGHTLFNWALKWVSTNVISVAVLFEPIGAAILAYFVFEEYLKATQILGGIIVILGIMLFIIDIKVFNKIFRRKKA